In Silene latifolia isolate original U9 population chromosome 3, ASM4854445v1, whole genome shotgun sequence, a single window of DNA contains:
- the LOC141647287 gene encoding F-box protein At3g08750-like isoform X1 produces MIGCNPPSILVDARGLYVLSLLLHFPRFYVSCLHIPFSRFAVAMALSLQRYTWSDFSSGLHPLLKERIKKGLERSKLVSIAIKNGDRLPENLLIEILSWLPVKDVLQYKSVCKSWYAIISSPQFISKHLKNNRVYDENCLLAQYYVSHAELQLFELLVDEGLRVLGHEVLYGMPMYGSYVCGPCDGLYYLYEYDFSGRALWNPAINELKTLPPIIEKPDPPANTTYAKSEVYGFGVDPKTGDYKVVVIKGYWSTNDEDVSYPLSVLVYSLKTNTWKYCGDLAREYNLENNKCYVFVKGCCFWTESYSQDDENSEAIISFDMATDSFQEIHVPDYQQPASKCLGMFDDSLAFFSVHDDEKNLDVWTLNQGIWTKKFSIGPFPEVQNPVGHWNGNKVLLECEGRKLALCDPSTQEIKDLGFERDLSCQGIFAYMESLVSIKHKTESNEGEEIEANVVDV; encoded by the exons ATGATTGGATGCAATCCACCTAGTATCCTTGTTGATGCACGAGGTTTGTACGTACTATCTTTGTTACTTCATTTTCCTCGCTTTTACGTTTCTTGTCTTCACATCCCTTTTTCAAG ATTTGCAGTAGCTATGGCTCTTTCACTCCAACGTTACACTTGGTCAGATTTCAGCAGCGGATTGCATCCTTTACtaaaagaaag AATAAAAAAAGGGTTGGAAAGATCAAAGCTAGTTTCGATTGCAATCAAGAATGGAGATCGTTTGCCTGAAAATCTCTTAATTGAGATTTTATCATGGTTGCCTGTGAAAGATGTGTTACAGTATAAGAGTGTTTGCAAATCATGGTATGCTATTATTTCAAGCCCTCAATTTATTTCCAAACATCTGAAAAATAACCGAGTTTATGATGAGAACTGCCTTCTTGCTCAATACTATGTGAGCCATGCTGAGCTTCAATTGTTCGAGTTGTTGGTGGATGAAGGTCTTCGAGTTTTAGGTCATGAGGTGCTTTATGGCATGCCTATGTATGGATCTTATGTCTGTGGTCCTTGTGATGGGTTGTATTATCTATATGAGTATGACTTTAGTGGTCGTGCTTTGTGGAATCCGGCTATCAATGAGCTTAAAACTTTACCCCCAATAATTGAAAAACCCGACCCTCCCGCTAACACTACCTATGCTAAGAGTGAGGTTTATGGGTTTGGGGTTGATCCAAAAACCGGAGATTACAAGGTGGTTGTTATTAAGGGTTATTGGAGTACTAATGACGAAGATGTCAGCTACCCTTTGTCGGTCCTTGTTTACTCCTTAAAGACCAATACTTGGAAATATTGTGGTGATTTGGCTCGAGAATACAATTTGGAGAACAATAAGTGTTATGTTTTTGTCAAGGGATGTTGTTTTTGGACGGAATCATATTCCCAAGATGATGAAAATAGTGAGGCGATCATTTCTTTTGACATGGCTACTGATTCATTTCAAGAGATACATGTTCCCGACTATCAGCAACCGGCTTCTAAGTGTCTTGGAATGTTTGATGACTCTCTTGCTTTCTTCAGCGTCCATGACGATGAGAAGAATTTGGATGTATGGACCTTGAATCAGGGTATATGGACCAAGAAATTCAGCATAGGACCTTTTCCGGAAGTTCAGAATCCTGTTGGTCACTGGAACGGTAATAAGGTTTTGTTAGAGTGCGAAGGTCGTAAACTAGCCCTATGTGATCCAAGTACACAGGAAATAAAGGATCTTGGATTTGAGAGAGATTTGTCGTGTCAAGGAATATTTGCTTACATGGAAAGTCTTGTTTCGATCAAGCATAAGACCGAGTCCAATGAAGGTGAGGAAATTGAAGCAAATGTCGTAGATGTTTAG
- the LOC141647287 gene encoding F-box protein At3g08750-like isoform X3, with protein sequence MIGCNPPSILVDARVAMALSLQRYTWSDFSSGLHPLLKERIKKGLERSKLVSIAIKNGDRLPENLLIEILSWLPVKDVLQYKSVCKSWYAIISSPQFISKHLKNNRVYDENCLLAQYYVSHAELQLFELLVDEGLRVLGHEVLYGMPMYGSYVCGPCDGLYYLYEYDFSGRALWNPAINELKTLPPIIEKPDPPANTTYAKSEVYGFGVDPKTGDYKVVVIKGYWSTNDEDVSYPLSVLVYSLKTNTWKYCGDLAREYNLENNKCYVFVKGCCFWTESYSQDDENSEAIISFDMATDSFQEIHVPDYQQPASKCLGMFDDSLAFFSVHDDEKNLDVWTLNQGIWTKKFSIGPFPEVQNPVGHWNGNKVLLECEGRKLALCDPSTQEIKDLGFERDLSCQGIFAYMESLVSIKHKTESNEGEEIEANVVDV encoded by the exons ATGATTGGATGCAATCCACCTAGTATCCTTGTTGATGCACGAG TAGCTATGGCTCTTTCACTCCAACGTTACACTTGGTCAGATTTCAGCAGCGGATTGCATCCTTTACtaaaagaaag AATAAAAAAAGGGTTGGAAAGATCAAAGCTAGTTTCGATTGCAATCAAGAATGGAGATCGTTTGCCTGAAAATCTCTTAATTGAGATTTTATCATGGTTGCCTGTGAAAGATGTGTTACAGTATAAGAGTGTTTGCAAATCATGGTATGCTATTATTTCAAGCCCTCAATTTATTTCCAAACATCTGAAAAATAACCGAGTTTATGATGAGAACTGCCTTCTTGCTCAATACTATGTGAGCCATGCTGAGCTTCAATTGTTCGAGTTGTTGGTGGATGAAGGTCTTCGAGTTTTAGGTCATGAGGTGCTTTATGGCATGCCTATGTATGGATCTTATGTCTGTGGTCCTTGTGATGGGTTGTATTATCTATATGAGTATGACTTTAGTGGTCGTGCTTTGTGGAATCCGGCTATCAATGAGCTTAAAACTTTACCCCCAATAATTGAAAAACCCGACCCTCCCGCTAACACTACCTATGCTAAGAGTGAGGTTTATGGGTTTGGGGTTGATCCAAAAACCGGAGATTACAAGGTGGTTGTTATTAAGGGTTATTGGAGTACTAATGACGAAGATGTCAGCTACCCTTTGTCGGTCCTTGTTTACTCCTTAAAGACCAATACTTGGAAATATTGTGGTGATTTGGCTCGAGAATACAATTTGGAGAACAATAAGTGTTATGTTTTTGTCAAGGGATGTTGTTTTTGGACGGAATCATATTCCCAAGATGATGAAAATAGTGAGGCGATCATTTCTTTTGACATGGCTACTGATTCATTTCAAGAGATACATGTTCCCGACTATCAGCAACCGGCTTCTAAGTGTCTTGGAATGTTTGATGACTCTCTTGCTTTCTTCAGCGTCCATGACGATGAGAAGAATTTGGATGTATGGACCTTGAATCAGGGTATATGGACCAAGAAATTCAGCATAGGACCTTTTCCGGAAGTTCAGAATCCTGTTGGTCACTGGAACGGTAATAAGGTTTTGTTAGAGTGCGAAGGTCGTAAACTAGCCCTATGTGATCCAAGTACACAGGAAATAAAGGATCTTGGATTTGAGAGAGATTTGTCGTGTCAAGGAATATTTGCTTACATGGAAAGTCTTGTTTCGATCAAGCATAAGACCGAGTCCAATGAAGGTGAGGAAATTGAAGCAAATGTCGTAGATGTTTAG
- the LOC141647287 gene encoding F-box protein At3g08750-like isoform X2 — MHEVCTYYLCYFIFLAFTFLVFTSLFQVAMALSLQRYTWSDFSSGLHPLLKERIKKGLERSKLVSIAIKNGDRLPENLLIEILSWLPVKDVLQYKSVCKSWYAIISSPQFISKHLKNNRVYDENCLLAQYYVSHAELQLFELLVDEGLRVLGHEVLYGMPMYGSYVCGPCDGLYYLYEYDFSGRALWNPAINELKTLPPIIEKPDPPANTTYAKSEVYGFGVDPKTGDYKVVVIKGYWSTNDEDVSYPLSVLVYSLKTNTWKYCGDLAREYNLENNKCYVFVKGCCFWTESYSQDDENSEAIISFDMATDSFQEIHVPDYQQPASKCLGMFDDSLAFFSVHDDEKNLDVWTLNQGIWTKKFSIGPFPEVQNPVGHWNGNKVLLECEGRKLALCDPSTQEIKDLGFERDLSCQGIFAYMESLVSIKHKTESNEGEEIEANVVDV, encoded by the exons ATGCACGAGGTTTGTACGTACTATCTTTGTTACTTCATTTTCCTCGCTTTTACGTTTCTTGTCTTCACATCCCTTTTTCAAG TAGCTATGGCTCTTTCACTCCAACGTTACACTTGGTCAGATTTCAGCAGCGGATTGCATCCTTTACtaaaagaaag AATAAAAAAAGGGTTGGAAAGATCAAAGCTAGTTTCGATTGCAATCAAGAATGGAGATCGTTTGCCTGAAAATCTCTTAATTGAGATTTTATCATGGTTGCCTGTGAAAGATGTGTTACAGTATAAGAGTGTTTGCAAATCATGGTATGCTATTATTTCAAGCCCTCAATTTATTTCCAAACATCTGAAAAATAACCGAGTTTATGATGAGAACTGCCTTCTTGCTCAATACTATGTGAGCCATGCTGAGCTTCAATTGTTCGAGTTGTTGGTGGATGAAGGTCTTCGAGTTTTAGGTCATGAGGTGCTTTATGGCATGCCTATGTATGGATCTTATGTCTGTGGTCCTTGTGATGGGTTGTATTATCTATATGAGTATGACTTTAGTGGTCGTGCTTTGTGGAATCCGGCTATCAATGAGCTTAAAACTTTACCCCCAATAATTGAAAAACCCGACCCTCCCGCTAACACTACCTATGCTAAGAGTGAGGTTTATGGGTTTGGGGTTGATCCAAAAACCGGAGATTACAAGGTGGTTGTTATTAAGGGTTATTGGAGTACTAATGACGAAGATGTCAGCTACCCTTTGTCGGTCCTTGTTTACTCCTTAAAGACCAATACTTGGAAATATTGTGGTGATTTGGCTCGAGAATACAATTTGGAGAACAATAAGTGTTATGTTTTTGTCAAGGGATGTTGTTTTTGGACGGAATCATATTCCCAAGATGATGAAAATAGTGAGGCGATCATTTCTTTTGACATGGCTACTGATTCATTTCAAGAGATACATGTTCCCGACTATCAGCAACCGGCTTCTAAGTGTCTTGGAATGTTTGATGACTCTCTTGCTTTCTTCAGCGTCCATGACGATGAGAAGAATTTGGATGTATGGACCTTGAATCAGGGTATATGGACCAAGAAATTCAGCATAGGACCTTTTCCGGAAGTTCAGAATCCTGTTGGTCACTGGAACGGTAATAAGGTTTTGTTAGAGTGCGAAGGTCGTAAACTAGCCCTATGTGATCCAAGTACACAGGAAATAAAGGATCTTGGATTTGAGAGAGATTTGTCGTGTCAAGGAATATTTGCTTACATGGAAAGTCTTGTTTCGATCAAGCATAAGACCGAGTCCAATGAAGGTGAGGAAATTGAAGCAAATGTCGTAGATGTTTAG
- the LOC141647287 gene encoding F-box protein At3g08750-like isoform X4 produces the protein MALSLQRYTWSDFSSGLHPLLKERIKKGLERSKLVSIAIKNGDRLPENLLIEILSWLPVKDVLQYKSVCKSWYAIISSPQFISKHLKNNRVYDENCLLAQYYVSHAELQLFELLVDEGLRVLGHEVLYGMPMYGSYVCGPCDGLYYLYEYDFSGRALWNPAINELKTLPPIIEKPDPPANTTYAKSEVYGFGVDPKTGDYKVVVIKGYWSTNDEDVSYPLSVLVYSLKTNTWKYCGDLAREYNLENNKCYVFVKGCCFWTESYSQDDENSEAIISFDMATDSFQEIHVPDYQQPASKCLGMFDDSLAFFSVHDDEKNLDVWTLNQGIWTKKFSIGPFPEVQNPVGHWNGNKVLLECEGRKLALCDPSTQEIKDLGFERDLSCQGIFAYMESLVSIKHKTESNEGEEIEANVVDV, from the exons ATGGCTCTTTCACTCCAACGTTACACTTGGTCAGATTTCAGCAGCGGATTGCATCCTTTACtaaaagaaag AATAAAAAAAGGGTTGGAAAGATCAAAGCTAGTTTCGATTGCAATCAAGAATGGAGATCGTTTGCCTGAAAATCTCTTAATTGAGATTTTATCATGGTTGCCTGTGAAAGATGTGTTACAGTATAAGAGTGTTTGCAAATCATGGTATGCTATTATTTCAAGCCCTCAATTTATTTCCAAACATCTGAAAAATAACCGAGTTTATGATGAGAACTGCCTTCTTGCTCAATACTATGTGAGCCATGCTGAGCTTCAATTGTTCGAGTTGTTGGTGGATGAAGGTCTTCGAGTTTTAGGTCATGAGGTGCTTTATGGCATGCCTATGTATGGATCTTATGTCTGTGGTCCTTGTGATGGGTTGTATTATCTATATGAGTATGACTTTAGTGGTCGTGCTTTGTGGAATCCGGCTATCAATGAGCTTAAAACTTTACCCCCAATAATTGAAAAACCCGACCCTCCCGCTAACACTACCTATGCTAAGAGTGAGGTTTATGGGTTTGGGGTTGATCCAAAAACCGGAGATTACAAGGTGGTTGTTATTAAGGGTTATTGGAGTACTAATGACGAAGATGTCAGCTACCCTTTGTCGGTCCTTGTTTACTCCTTAAAGACCAATACTTGGAAATATTGTGGTGATTTGGCTCGAGAATACAATTTGGAGAACAATAAGTGTTATGTTTTTGTCAAGGGATGTTGTTTTTGGACGGAATCATATTCCCAAGATGATGAAAATAGTGAGGCGATCATTTCTTTTGACATGGCTACTGATTCATTTCAAGAGATACATGTTCCCGACTATCAGCAACCGGCTTCTAAGTGTCTTGGAATGTTTGATGACTCTCTTGCTTTCTTCAGCGTCCATGACGATGAGAAGAATTTGGATGTATGGACCTTGAATCAGGGTATATGGACCAAGAAATTCAGCATAGGACCTTTTCCGGAAGTTCAGAATCCTGTTGGTCACTGGAACGGTAATAAGGTTTTGTTAGAGTGCGAAGGTCGTAAACTAGCCCTATGTGATCCAAGTACACAGGAAATAAAGGATCTTGGATTTGAGAGAGATTTGTCGTGTCAAGGAATATTTGCTTACATGGAAAGTCTTGTTTCGATCAAGCATAAGACCGAGTCCAATGAAGGTGAGGAAATTGAAGCAAATGTCGTAGATGTTTAG